In Helianthus annuus cultivar XRQ/B chromosome 9, HanXRQr2.0-SUNRISE, whole genome shotgun sequence, the following are encoded in one genomic region:
- the LOC110880131 gene encoding uncharacterized protein LOC110880131 isoform X2, whose product MTRAQRRPRIRVENNAVLTMTALVVDAQVLKVDSIKLQCVDDLFGYESFTYLNWDDFEAIFTLDELTGSVITAYMMFLYEQIKNGPKLDHGICFVSPGAISPSERKSKRKHIDDASRVVVDRLSTRKDNDIIILPYNPGRHWVLAVLDMKTYTCYYLDSIRNGTINPMLRQIIDAAMALHAIQNVNWVKAKCPYQTGGTECGYYVLKFMKEVVKEEIEILANDNCIYLGSLIFFSSWGRKRGIHG is encoded by the exons ATGACGAGAGCACAAAGGAGGCCAAGGATAAGAGTTGAAAACAATGCAGTTTTGACAATGACTGCATTGGTTGTTGACGCACAAGTTTTAAAGGTTGATTCTATAAAATTGCAGTGTGTAGACGATCTATTTGGGTACGAGAGTTTCACATATTTGAATTGGGATGATTTTGAAGCAATTTTTACATTGGATGAGCTGACTGGTTCTGTCATCACTGCTTATATGAT GTTCTTGTATGAGCAAATCAAGAATGGGCCAAAACTTGATCATGGTATTTGTTTTGTCAGCCCGGGTGCAATCTCGCCAAGTGAACGTAAATCAAAACGCAAACATATTGATGATGCAAGTAGAGTGGTTGTAGATCGGTTGTCGACAAGAAAGGACAATGACATCATCATATTGCCCTACAATCCCGG AAGACATTGGGTGTTGGCAGTTTTGGACATGAAAACATATACTTGCTATTATCTTGATTCTATAAGGAATGGCACAATCAATCCGATGTTGAGGCAAATTATTGATGC GGCAATGGCCTTGCATGCTATACAAAATGTCAACTGGGTTAAGGCTAAG TGTCCATATCAGACGGGAGGTACTGAATGTGGCTATTATGTGTTGAAGTTCATGAAAGAGGTGGTTAAAGAAGAAATTGAAATACTAGCCAATGACAAC TGTATATATTTAGGCTCTTTAATATTTTTCTCAAGTTGGGGAAGGAAAAGAGGTATACACGGATGA
- the LOC110880131 gene encoding uncharacterized protein LOC110880131 isoform X4 has protein sequence MTRAQRRPRIRVENNAVLTMTALVVDAQVLKVDSIKLQCVDDLFGYESFTYLNWDDFEAIFTLDELTGSVITAYMMFLYEQIKNGPKLDHGICFVSPGAISPSERKSKRKHIDDASRVVVDRLSTRKDNDIIILPYNPGRHWVLAVLDMKTYTCYYLDSIRNGTINPMLRQIIDAAMALHAIQNVNWVKAKCPYQTGGTECGYYVLKFMKEVVKEEIEILANDNAL, from the exons ATGACGAGAGCACAAAGGAGGCCAAGGATAAGAGTTGAAAACAATGCAGTTTTGACAATGACTGCATTGGTTGTTGACGCACAAGTTTTAAAGGTTGATTCTATAAAATTGCAGTGTGTAGACGATCTATTTGGGTACGAGAGTTTCACATATTTGAATTGGGATGATTTTGAAGCAATTTTTACATTGGATGAGCTGACTGGTTCTGTCATCACTGCTTATATGAT GTTCTTGTATGAGCAAATCAAGAATGGGCCAAAACTTGATCATGGTATTTGTTTTGTCAGCCCGGGTGCAATCTCGCCAAGTGAACGTAAATCAAAACGCAAACATATTGATGATGCAAGTAGAGTGGTTGTAGATCGGTTGTCGACAAGAAAGGACAATGACATCATCATATTGCCCTACAATCCCGG AAGACATTGGGTGTTGGCAGTTTTGGACATGAAAACATATACTTGCTATTATCTTGATTCTATAAGGAATGGCACAATCAATCCGATGTTGAGGCAAATTATTGATGC GGCAATGGCCTTGCATGCTATACAAAATGTCAACTGGGTTAAGGCTAAG TGTCCATATCAGACGGGAGGTACTGAATGTGGCTATTATGTGTTGAAGTTCATGAAAGAGGTGGTTAAAGAAGAAATTGAAATACTAGCCAATGACAAC GCTCTTTAA
- the LOC110880131 gene encoding uncharacterized protein LOC110880131 isoform X3 has product MTRAQRRPRIRVENNAVLTMTALVVDAQVLKVDSIKLQCVDDLFGYESFTYLNWDDFEAIFTLDELTGSVITAYMMFLYEQIKNGPKLDHGICFVSPGAISPSERKSKRKHIDDASRVVVDRLSTRKDNDIIILPYNPGRHWVLAVLDMKTYTCYYLDSIRNGTINPMLRQIIDAAMALHAIQNVNWVKAKCPYQTGGTECGYYVLKFMKEVVKEEIEILANDNVSTIFK; this is encoded by the exons ATGACGAGAGCACAAAGGAGGCCAAGGATAAGAGTTGAAAACAATGCAGTTTTGACAATGACTGCATTGGTTGTTGACGCACAAGTTTTAAAGGTTGATTCTATAAAATTGCAGTGTGTAGACGATCTATTTGGGTACGAGAGTTTCACATATTTGAATTGGGATGATTTTGAAGCAATTTTTACATTGGATGAGCTGACTGGTTCTGTCATCACTGCTTATATGAT GTTCTTGTATGAGCAAATCAAGAATGGGCCAAAACTTGATCATGGTATTTGTTTTGTCAGCCCGGGTGCAATCTCGCCAAGTGAACGTAAATCAAAACGCAAACATATTGATGATGCAAGTAGAGTGGTTGTAGATCGGTTGTCGACAAGAAAGGACAATGACATCATCATATTGCCCTACAATCCCGG AAGACATTGGGTGTTGGCAGTTTTGGACATGAAAACATATACTTGCTATTATCTTGATTCTATAAGGAATGGCACAATCAATCCGATGTTGAGGCAAATTATTGATGC GGCAATGGCCTTGCATGCTATACAAAATGTCAACTGGGTTAAGGCTAAG TGTCCATATCAGACGGGAGGTACTGAATGTGGCTATTATGTGTTGAAGTTCATGAAAGAGGTGGTTAAAGAAGAAATTGAAATACTAGCCAATGACAACGTAAGTACTATTTTTAAATGA